In the genome of Aspergillus flavus chromosome 8, complete sequence, one region contains:
- a CDS encoding uncharacterized protein (expressed protein) codes for MTFIPALPLKWQKSVCLGSTTLAAECHSMYSGIHVIGLPLICQKWSDSSSECWYSNQRRTRSGEDLGSRDHQAHSLYAFASGI; via the coding sequence ATGACTTTCATTCCTGCTTTACCCTTGAAATGGCAAAAGTCCGTTTGTCTGGGCAGCACTACTCTCGCAGCAGAGTGTCATAGCATGTATTCAGGCATACATGTGATCGGGCTACCCCTGATATGTCAAAAATGGTCAGACTCGAGCAGTGAGTGCTGGTATTCCAATCAACGCCGGACAAGGTCTGGAGAAGATTTGGGCTCACGGGACCATCAAGCCCACAGCCTTTACGCTTTTGCTTCGGGCatttaa
- a CDS encoding CHAT domain-containing protein translates to MSTFRSTLDEADPTSWLKDLETKLIPREKRTGWMKTFQARIRAPPCGTVHVTAGDLFDFIQAQANAGDEMMSRYEQTGRMEDLEEAIKASRGAVYITPENHPYRAAMLYNYGNMLARRYEKIPDEECLKEAICVSYQVIEDLEEVIWASCQAIQATPTGHPLRARWFIIIGRMLKDRYEHIGQIEDLGLMIKASRSAAQVTYDTCPDLVTYLSDLGYGLTIRYERTGEMKDLAEVIEVFRKVVQATPDTCPDLANYLTKLGVELTRRYERIGRTEDLDEAIQVFRRAVQTTADTSSDLARYLTNVGSGLTRQYEREGRREDLEEAIELSRRAIRAIPMDSPDLATHLTNLGYRLVLRHERTNKMDDLQEAITLCRQAEEASYNNDSDSTASVGNLGGVLLYGYKRTKQMDHLEEAYQICRKAIQITPVDDPYYGKWLCNLAHVLTERYEHTRQRKDLEVAIWWSRKSIQASFDGDIDLRAQYNNLGTMLVTRYEQTWQFGDLEEAIRISRRAIKATPDDHPYLAGQLKNLGAMLKSQYERTGCLKDLEEAIHVSRKAARITSALPLERISAASLAIRLMLKQEDYNNSYALCVEALDLLQLVCSRHLTLEDQQYVVSHFSGLATLACSLALQVRQPPFRALQLLEAGRSVIFGLIMNDRSNTSKLKAADPTLCALYEELRLEINDPAESSQPQYVDEAVPTRRLQALKKLEKCLHDIRQLPAFDSFQQDLNEEQMKDASLNGSIIVVNITRLRSDAIVVSQAGFSLVPLPGLGAVQAQRWIDQEMTSASSSQRGEMNKRYREFLGWLWYECAEPILTKLGYNVQSSPENLPRTWWIGTGLASSFPFHAARGLRADENDSTSSRVLSSYTTTIKALLHARERVPASFSPNEQLLNLLMVTMAHTPGEDDLPGVKCERSIVLDLLGSSVHVNKLDQPNSASVMRQIGDCHIAHFACHGMSDLADPFQSGLLLQTKTTIPEKEILSVCKLCKQNLPHGEIAYLSACSTAENRAKQLLDEVVHVVNGFQVAGFSHVIGALWPSDDRVCVKVAKLFYTEICRDGVLEYTDRDVALALHKAVSVISTSDDYRKRPLHWAQYVHYGA, encoded by the exons ATGTCTACCTTTCGAAGCACGCTCGATGAAGCCGATCCTACAAGTTGGTTAAAAGACCTGGAAACCAAACTTATACCTCGAGAGAAGAGGACAGGCTggatgaagaccttccaaGCGAGGATTCGTGCTCCTCCTTGCGGGACAGTTCACGTCACTGCTGGTGATTTGTTTGACTTTATACAGGCTCAAGCCAACGCTGGAGATGAGATGATGAGTCGATACGAACAAACTGGACGGATGGAAGACTTGGAGGAGGCCATTAAGGCATCCCGCGGGGCAGTTTACATCACCCCTGAAAACCATCCTTATCGTGCAGCGATGTTGTATAACTACGGAAACATGCTTGCGCGTCGATACGAGAAGATCCCAGACGAGGAATGTCTCAAAGAAGCAATTTGTGTGTCTTACCAAGTT ATCgaagatcttgaagaagtGATCTGGGCATCTTGTCAAGCTATTCAGGCCACTCCCACAGGCCACCCTCTTCGTGCGAGGTGGTTTATTATCATTGGACGAATGCTCAAAGACCGATACGAGCATATAGGACAGATAGAGGACCTAGGACTGATGATCAAGGCATCGCGCAGTGCGGCTCAAGTCACCTATGATACATGTCCTGATCTGGTGACATACCTATCTGATCTTGGATATGGACTCACAATTCGATATGAAAGAACAGGGGAAATGAAAGATCTAGCCGAGGTAATTGAGGTATTCCGCAAGGTGGTCCAGGCAACCCCTGATACGTGTCCTGATCTGGCAAATTATCTAACAAAACTTGGGGTCGAACTCACACGCCGATATGAACGAATAGGACGGACGGAAGACCTAGACGAGGCGATCCAGGTATTCCGTCGCGCAGTTCAGACTACAGCTGATACAAGTTCCGATCTGGCAAGGTACTTGACTAATGTTGGAAGTGGGCTCACACGTCAATATGAACGGGAAGGGCGAAGGGAAGACTTAGAAGAGGCAATCGAGTTGTCTCGTCGGGCTATTCGAGCTATTCCTATGGACTCTCCCGACCTAGCAACGCACCTTACCAACCTCGGGTATCGGCTTGTACTGCGACATGAGCGCACAAATAAAATGGACGACTTACAAGAGGCAATAACGCTATGTCGCCAAGCAGAGGAGGCCAGTTATAATAATGATTCTGATTCTACAGCATCGGTGGGCAACCTTGGCGGCGTGCTTTTATATGGATATAAACGGACAAAGCAGATGGATCACCTTGAGGAGGCGTATCAGATCTGTCGCAAGGCAATTCAGATTACCCCTGTTGATGATCCTTATTATGGAAAGTGGTTGTGCAATCTCGCACATGTACTCACTGAACGATACGAACACAcgcgacaaagaaaagatctTGAAGTAGCCATTTGGTGGTCTCGCAAGTCTATCCAAGCTAGTTTTGATGGTGACATTGATCTAAGAGCACAATACAACAACCTTGGAACCATGCTTGTAACTCGGTACGAACAAACATGGCAGTTCGGTGACCTTGAGGAGGCAATTCGCATATCTCGCCGGGCCATTAAGGCTACTCCAGATGATCATCCATATCTTGCAGGACAACTGAAAAACCTAGGAGCAATGCTTAAAAGTCAATATGAACGAACGGGTTGTTTAAAAGATCTCGAGGAGGCGATACATGTGTCTCGCAAGGCGGCCCGAATTACTTCAGCACTACCTTTGGAGCGTATCTCAGCTGCTTCCCTAGCCATTCGCCTCATGCTTAAACAAGAGGACTACAATAATAGCTATGCGTTGTGTGTTGAAGCTCTTGATCTCCTGCAGCTTGTCTGTAGCAGACATTTGACGCTAGAGGATCAACAATACGTTGTATCACATTTTTCTGGCTTGGCAACCCTGGCCTGCTCTCTAGCCCTTCAAGTCAGACAGCCTCCCTTCAGAGCTCTACAATTGTTAGAGGCTGGACGTAGTGTCATTTTTGGTCTTATTATGAATGACCGGAGTAATACGTCTAAACTAAAAGCGGCCGATCCTACTCTATGTGCTCTATATGAAGAGCTTCGCCTTGAAATCAATGATCCTGCCGAGAGCAGCCAACCCCAATATGTAGATGAAGCTGTTCCAACTAGACGACTACAAGCTCTCAAAAAACTCGAAAAATGTCTGCATGATATACGGCAACTTCCAGCCTTTGACTCCTTCCAACAGGACCTAAATGAGGAGCAGATGAAAGATGCATCTCTTAACGGTAGCATCATTGTGGTGAACATCACTAGACTAAGAAGTGATGCTATTGTTGTCTCCCAAGCCGGATTTAGCTTGGTTCCTCTCCCTGGGCTCGGTGCCGTGCAAGCGCAGAGATGGATTGACCAGGAAATGACTTCAGCTTCATCAAGTCAGCGCGGTGAGATGAACAAAAGATATCGTGAATTCTTAGGCTGGCTTTGGTATGAATGCGCCGAACCTATTCTTACTAAGCTTGGATATAATGTTCAATCCTCACCAGAAAACCTTCCAAGAACTTGGTGGATTGGGACGGGACTTGCTAGCTCCTTTCCATTCCATGCTGCGCGCGGTCTCCGTGCTGACGAAAACGATAGTACATCTAGTCGTGTCTTGTCTTCCTATACCACTACAATAAAGGCACTCTTACATGCTAGAGAGCGCGTTCCTGCCTCCTTCTCGCCCAACGAACAACTTCTGAACTTACTCATGGTTACCATGGCCCACACGCCTGGCGAGGATGACCTACCTGGGGTCAAATGTGAAAGGTCTATAGTCCTTGATTTACTGGGAAGTTCTGTTCATGTAAACAAACTGGACCAACCGAACTCCGCTAGTGTTATGCGCCAGATTGGCGATTGCCATATTGCCCATTTTGCATGCCATGGAATGTCGGACTTGGCTGATCCTTTTCAGAGTGGTCTTTTACTGCAGACCAAAACTACGATTCCGGAAAAGGAGATTCTGAGCGTTTGCAAGCTCTGCAAACAAAATCTTCCGCATGGGGAGATAGCATATCTCTCCGCATGTTCAACTGCGGAGAATCGGGCAAAGCAATTATTGGATGAGGTGGTCCATGTTGTTAATGGTTTCCAGGTGGCCGGGTTTAGCCATGTTATCGGAGCATTATGGCCGTCTGATGACCGTGTGTGCGTGAAGGTCGCAAAGTTGTTCTACACTGAGATCTGTCGGGATGGTGTACTAGAATACACTGATAGAGATGTCGCGCTAGCACTTCATAAAGCGGTCTCGGTAATCTCGACTAGTGATGATTATCGAAAACGGCCGCTACATTGGGCACAGTATGTTCATTATGGTGCTTGA
- a CDS encoding glycosyl hydrolase family 61-domain-containing protein produces the protein MKLNLASLSFLASIAPLVSGHYVFSKLIVDGQTTKDFEYIRENSNGYQPTLASEIVNNDFRCNKGSMDSAAKTKVYTVAPGAEIGFQLAYGASMKHPGPLQIYMSKAPGDVKTYDGSGDWFKVYQEGVCEDISDGLKDTDWCTWGKDTASFKIPKDTPPGQYLVRVEHIGLHRGFSGNSEFYFTCAQIEVTGSGSGVPGPLVKIPGMYKPEDPNIHFDIYYPVPTSYDLPGPSVWSGGASSGSSSSISAPPVNNAAAASSVTPTTLVTLSKTSSTPAATSTAAPTLPAPSNGTIKKYYQCGGQGWTGSGSCEAGTTCRDWNPWYSQCV, from the coding sequence atgaagctcaaccttgcctctctttcctttctcgcGAGTATCGCCCCGCTGGTTTCGGGTCATTATGTGTTTTCGAAGTTGATTGTCGACGGACAGACAACCAAGGATTTCGAATACATCCGCGAGAATAGCAATGGGTACCAACCAACACTGGCTTCTGAAATCGTGAACAACGACTTCCGCTGCAACAAAGGTTCCATGGACTCTGCGGCCAAGACAAAGGTCTATACCGTCGCTCCTGGTGCAGAGATCGGTTTTCAGCTCGCCTATGGTGCTTCGATGAAGCACCCTGGGCCTCTGCAAATCTACATGTCCAAGGCACCCGGCGATGTCAAGACCTACGACGGATCGGGGGATTGGTTCAAGGTATACCAGGAGGGTGTCTGCGAAGACATTTCCGATGGCTTGAAGGATACCGACTGGTGCACTTGGGGTAAGGACACTGCGTCCTTCAAGATCCCCAAGGATACTCCGCCCGGTCAATATCTTGTCCGTGTTGAGCACATTGGCCTTCATCGCGGCTTCAGTGGCAATTCCGAGTTCTACTTCACCTGCGCTCAAATCGAGGTTACCGGTTCTGGATCGGGCGTTCCGGGCCCCTTGGTCAAGATCCCCGGTATGTACAAGCCTGAGGATCCCAACATCCACTTCGACATCTACTACCCGGTCCCAACTTCCTACGATCTTCCCGGCCCGTCTGTCTGGTCTGGTGGTGCCTCCTCCggttcctcttcttctatttCCGCCCCTCCCGTCAATaacgccgccgccgcctcctccgTGACCCCGACGACTCTTGTGACCCTCTCCAAGACTTCCAGTACCCCTGCGGCAACATCCACCGCTGCCCCTACCTTGCCCGCTCCATCGAACGGCACTATCAAGAAATACTACCAATGTGGTGGCCAGGGCTGGACTGGATCAGGATCGTGTGAGGCCGGCACTACCTGCCGCGACTGGAACCCTTGGTACTCTCAGTGTGTCTAG
- a CDS encoding Alpha/beta hydrolase fold-1, producing the protein MTVTTTTRPTILVIHGAWHHPEFYAPFCRAFEDLGYEAVCPRLLTCNNDVPPTKTLADDVALIRQTAQSLIDDGKSVVAVMHSYGGIVGTDALDGLAIKRLIYMTAFIPPSGNSLAGMFGGQLPPFITIDDEKGMLTVPDPATFFFNDLPAEEAAAWAKKLVVHPKSAQFDPISNEAYRSIPATYIVCEQDAALIPMVQEMMIGNVRKVGVDIDVERLPASHSPFLSMPEETAKLVLKIASQ; encoded by the exons ATGACTGTTACAACTACTACTCGCCCTACCATCCTTGTCATTCACGGGGCATGGCATCACCCTGAATTTTATGCCCCGTTCTGCAGGGCGTTTGAAGACTTGGGCTACGAAGCAGTCTGTCCTCGCCTTCTAACCTGCAACAATGATGTACCCCCGACGAAGACATTGGCGGATGACGTGGCGCTCATCCGACAGACGGCACAGTCGCTCATTGACGATGGGAAGTCTGTTGTCGCGGTCATGCACTCCTATGGCGGAATTGTTGGCACTGATGCCCTAGACGGACTGGCGATCAAACGTCTGATCTACATGACTGCTTTTATACCCCCTAGTGGCAACAGCCTCGCGGGTATGTTCGGCGGCCAATTGCCTCCTTTCATAACAATCGAT GATGAAAAGGGGATGTTGACTGTCCCTGACCCAGCGACCTTTTTTTTCAACGACCTTCCCGCTGAGGAAGCCGCTGCATGGGCCAAGAAGCTAGTGGTCCACCCAAAATCCGCCCAGTTCGACCCGATCTCAAACGAGGCGTATCGCAGCATCCCCGCCACATACATTGTGTGCGAACAAGATGCTGCCCTCATTCCCATGGTTCAGGAGATGATGATCGGAAACGTGCGGAAGGTGGGAGTGGATATAGACGTCGAGAGGCTACCAGCGAGCCACAGTCCGTTCCTCAGCATGCCGGAAGAGACTGCCAAGCTGGTGCTAAAGATTGCATCCCAATGA
- a CDS encoding putative MFS monocarboxylate transporter, which translates to MEGKDTEKTPQALCKEQSIPSPTESSQTLDLECEYHDPKLPPVDGGIHAWLFLAACFVVEGTVWGFAACFGVFQNYYRNDPTFQGSHAIAAIGTCAMGMAYLLSPIVMAILIALPRMQRWASSIAFVVLSLSLALSSFSTSVTHLILSQGIAYGTAGCFAYAPSILFMPDWFVKKKSLAFGIVWSGSGLTGIIFPLILQSLLDTYGWQTTLRICSVAIFLLAAPFMLFHKPRIPRRTTNLHQLDLSFHRNRTYLIYQAGNIIQSLGFFLPQIFLPSYAELLGAKGLHASSTITVFNISNMFGCIFIGWLADRYHVTKCILISTVGAIFSTFLLWGMSVHLAPLYLFSIVYGCTGGSFSSSWAATSSEVGKSHPSADVSMVFAFMETGRGIGNVISGPLSEALLKTRLWEGQAWGAYGTEYGILVVLTGVTGLLGGVSVVARALRWI; encoded by the exons ATGGAGGGCAAGGATACTGAAAAGACCCCGCAGGCTCTTTGCAAAGAGCAGAGCATTCCATCCCCGACGGAATCCTCCCAGACTTTGGACTTAGAGTGCGAATACCACGACCCCAAGTTACCTCCAGTAGATGGAGGAATCCATGCATGGCTTTTCCTAGCGGCATGCTTTGTGGTGGAAGGCACTGTATGGG GGTTCGCTGCTTGTTTCGGTGTATTTCAGAACTACTATCGAAATGACCCGACATTCCAAGGATCCCATGCTATAGCTGCGATAGGGACCTGCGCGATG GGCATGGCGTACCTGCTATCGCCCATCGTGATGGCCATCTTGATAGCCCTCCCTAGAATGCAAAGATGGGCATCCTCGATAGCATTCGTAGTCCTATCGCTTTCCCTGGCCCTGAGCTCATTCTCCACAAGCGTCACGCACCTGATCCTGTCACAAGGGATTGCGTACGGCACAGCAGGTTGCTTCGCCTACGCCCCATCAATCCTCTTCATGCCAGACTGGTTcgtcaaaaagaaaagcctcGCCTTCGGCATTGTCTGG AGCGGCTCAGGCCTAACGGGAATAATCTTCCCCCTAATCCTCCAATCCCTCCTAGACACCTACGGCTGGCAAACGACCCTCCGAATCTGCTCCGTAgcaatcttcctcctcgcAGCGCCCTTCATGCTCTTCCACAAACCCCGAATCCCCCGAAGAACCACAAACCTACACCAACTCGACCTCAGCTTCCACCGCAACCGCACCTACCTAATCTACCAAGCCGGCAACATAATCCAATCGCTaggcttcttcctcccccagatcttcctccccagcTACGCTGAACTCCTCGGCGCAAAAGGCCTCCACGCCTCATCCACAATAACAGTCTTCAACATTTCCAACATGTTCGGCTGTATTTTCATCGGCTGGCTCGCAGATCGATACCACGTCACGAAATGTATCCTCATTTCCACGGTAGGGGCGATATTCTCAACGTTCCTGCTGTGGGGAATGAGTGTGCATCTCGCGCCGCTTTATCTGTTTAGTATCGTGTATGGATGTACGGGGGGAAGCTTTTCGTCGTCGTGGGCTGCCACTTCGTCGGAGGTGGGGAAGAGTCATCCGTCTGCGGATGTGAGTATGGTATTCGCGTTTATGGAGACTGGACGCGGGATTGGGAATGTGATTAGTGGGCCGTTGAGTGAGGCGTTGCTGAAGACGAGGTTGTGGGAGGGTCAGGCTTGGGGCGCTTATGGGACGGAGTATGGGATTTTGGTGGTGCTTACTGGTGTTACTGGCCTCCTTGGTGGGGTGTCGGTTGTGGCGAGGGCTTTGAggtggatttga
- a CDS encoding glycosyl hydrolase family 62-domain-containing protein codes for MLSLRLSVISVCLAAVNVLSASIRKDSVTKASLPKSFEWSSSGPLISPKNDNYDLAGIKDPSIVEVGGVYHVFASTAKEAAVVWCLVYQNGNAAYSTNSDISNPDGWSAPKNFFDTMPSIISENIANRNWVDMWTIRDSSDCYLFPSDDNGLLSRSQTSLGSFPNAMGNTVIALQGTNAYALFEVSIVYSTGDGEYLLLVEAIGRDSARYFRSWTSTSLSGTWTSLADTEANPFAQSNNAKFSAPAWTKSISHGEMVRTNVDKTMAITPCNLCYLYQGVDPNASGDYNAMPWKLGLLTQANSAC; via the exons ATGCTGTCACTTCGACTTTCCGTCATTTCAGTCTGCCTCGCAGCTGTCAACGTGCTTTCGGCTAGTATTCGGAAAGACTCCGTGACGAAGGCCAGTCTGCCCAAGAGCTTCGAATGGAGTTCGAGTGGTCCTCTTATTAGCCCAAAAAACGATAACTACGACCTTGCTGGAATCAAAGACCCGTCCATCGTCGAAGTCGGTGGCGTTTACCACGTTTTTGCTAGCACAGCCAAGGAAGCCG CTGTGGTGTGGTGCCTTGTCTACCAAAATGGTAACGCTGCGTACTCCACCAACTCCGACATCAGCAATCCTGATGGGTGGAGTGCGCCCAAGAATTTCTTCGACACCATGCCCAGTATCATTTCGGAGAACATAGCTAACAGAAATTGGGTTGACATGTGGACGATTCGCGATTCGTCCGACTGCTATCTTTTTCCATCGGACGATAATGGTCTTCTCTCCCGCTCTCAGACCTCTCTCGGGAGCTTTCCGAACGCTATGGGAAATACCGTCATCGCGCTGCAAGGCACGAATGCATATGCCTTATTTGAGGTATCCATTGTATACAGCACCGGCGACGGTGAGTACCTTCTTCTCGTTGAGGCCATCGGCAGGGACAGTGCGAGATACTTCCGTTCCTGGACTTCCACGAGTCTCTCTGGTACCTGGACCAGTCTTGCCGACACGGAGGCGAACCCCTTTGCGCAGTCCAACAATGCCAAGTTTAGCGCTCCGGCCTGGACTAAGAGTATCAGCCATGGGGAGATGGTGCGCACAAATGTTGACAAGACCATGGCCATTACCCCCTGTAATCTATGCTATCTTTACCAGGGCGTGGATCCAAACGCGAGTGGCGATTATAATGCCATGCCGTGGAAACTTGGGCTCCTGACCCAGGCCAATTCAGCCTGTTAA
- a CDS encoding amino acid permease/ SLC12A domain-containing protein — MAIDEVTPAPQVTETAAGNDGDKITIKTGANPLKKFGKKKDGNGNEDVEKDGIGGDTPPQELQRRLKSRHLQMIAIGGTIGTGLFISSGTAIAHSGPAGALIAYIFVGTIVFSVMSSLGEVATYLPISGSFTSYTARLVDPSLGCAMGWIYWFNWASTYAVELTATGLIVQYWDDKLSVAIFIAIFWVVITLLNFLPVGFYGEIEFWFSMIKVLTVLGFMIFAICIDAGVGKQGYLGFHTWKEPGAFAPYLIDASNPVSKFVGFWAVLVQAGFSYQGTELVGVAAGETENPEKTVPSAIRKTFIRILIFFVLTIFFMGLLVPYDNPNLITDSSDASASPMVIAAKLAGVKVLPSLINAVLLTVVLSAANSNVYSGSRVLLGLAQEKFAPPIFGWVTHRGVPYISVAFTAAFGLLGFMNVSESGGKVFNWLVNISSVAGFICWTSISLSHLAFMRALKARDISRDTLPYKAALQPYLTWYGLFFSVLIILTQGFTAWIPTFNVSDFFVAYICVIIFVVLYLGHKILYRTHFVHPLEADLQSGRLQNYSWETARPKTWQERLRESL; from the exons ATGGCCATCGACGAGGTCACCCCTGCGCCGCAGGTGACGGAAACCGCTGCTGGAAACGACGGTGACAAAATTACCATCAAGACGGGCGCAAACCCTCTGAAGAAGtttggcaagaagaaggatggcaACGGAAatgaagatgtggagaaggatggaaTTGGAGGGGATACGCCGCCGCAGGAGTTACAGCGCAGGCTGAAGAGCAGACATTTGCAGATGATTGCTATCG GTGGTACAATTGGAACGGGTCTGTTCATCAGTAGTGGAACGGCCATCGCACACTCCGGTCCGGCAGGTGCCCTCATCGCCTATATCTTCGTTGGGACTATTGTGTTCTCGGTCATGTCCTCACTAG GTGAGGTCGCAACGTATCTTCCGATCTCCGGTTCTTTCACCTCCTACACCGCACGACTCGTCGATCCCAGTCTGGGTTGCGCGATGGGTTGGATTTATTGGTTTAACTGGGCTTCGACATACGCGGTGGAACTGACCGCCACCGGTCTGATCGTTCAGTATTGGGACGATAAACTGTCGGTAGCCATCTTTATCGCCATCTTCTGGGTCGTAATCACACTGCTCAATTTCCTTCCGGTTGGATTCTATGGAGAAATCGAGTTCTGGTTTTCGATGATCAAAGTGCTCACCGTCCTGGGATTCATGATTTTCGCTATCTGCATTGACGCTGGTGTTGGAAAGCAGGGTTACCTTGGATTCCACACGTGGAAGGAACCCGGAGCATTTGCTCCCTATCTGATCGACGCGTCAAATCCAGTTTCCAAGTTCGTCGGTTTCTGGGCCGTGCTTGTGCAGGCTGGTTTCTCCTATCAAGGTACCGAGCTGGTTGGTGTCGCGGCTGGTGAAACAGAGAATCCCGAGAAGACCGTCCCCTCGGCCATCCGCAAGACCTTCATCCGTATtcttatcttcttcgtcctgaccatcttcttcatggGCTTGCTGGTCCCCTACGACAACCCCAACCTGATCACCGACTCCAGCGACGCCTCTGCCTCCCCTATGGTCATCGCCGCGAAGCTCGCCGGCGTGAAGGTCCTTCCCAGTCTGATCAACGCCGTCCTCCTGACTGTCGTCCTCTCGGCTGCTAACTCCAACGTCTACAGTGGCAGTCGTGTGCTCCTCGGTCTGGCCCAGGAGAAGTTCGCGCCCCCGATCTTCGGCTGGGTCACTCACCGCGGTGTACCCTATATCAGCGTTGCCTTCACGGCCGCCTTCGGTCTTCTCGGGTTCATGAACGTCTCCGAGTCCGGTGGAAAGGTCTTCAACTGGCTGGTCAATATCTCCAGTGTGGCCGGATTCATCTGCTGGACGTCCATCAGTCTGAGTCACTTGGCTTTCATGCGTGCCCTCAAGGCGCGCGACATCTCTCGTGATACCTTGCCCTACAAGGCCGCCCTCCAGCCCTATTTGACCTGGTACGGCCTTTTCTTCAGTGTCCTGATCATCCTGACCCAAGGATTCACCGCCTGGATCCCCACCTTCAACGTCTCCGATTTCTTTGTCGCGTACATCTGTGTGATCATCTTCGTGGTCCTGTACCTCGGCCACAAGATCCTCTACCGTACCCACTTCGTGCACCCGCTAGAGGCAGACTTGCAATCGGGCCGCCTCCAGAATTACTCCTGGGAAACGGCCAGACCGAAGACGTGGCAGGAGAGACTTCGCGAGAGTCTATAA